ATGCGCTGGACCTCACGACTGGTGTGCGCGGTGCGCGACCCCAGCCACGAGAGTCCGGTCGCCGGCGACTCGGACGACTTCTCCGCGGAGTCCGGCCGCGGGCTCTTCCTCGTCGACTCCTTCGCCGACGGCTGGGGCTGGCACCCGCTGGCCGGAACACTCAGCGGCAAGGTGGTCTGGGCGCTGTTCCGGCTGCCGCCGCAACCGGCGCCGACCGCTCCCCCCTGTGCATGAAGAACCGCGGCGCCCTCCGGCGCCGCGGTTCTACGCGCGTCATGGAACGCTGCGTGACGACTACCCTCGGTCGAAGCCGGTCCTCCCGCGGCCGGCCCCTGCCGTACGTCCCGCGATCACATCCGTCATCCGGCGATCAGATGGTCGAACTCGCCGTCCTTGATGCCCAGGAGCATCGCCTCTATCTCGGCACGGGTGTAGACGAGCGCGGGCCCCTCGGGGAACCGCGAGTTCCGCACCGCGACCTCGCCGCCGGGCAGCCGCGCGAACTCCACGCAGGAACCCTGCGAGTTGCTGTGCCGGCTCTTCTGCCAGGCCACGCCGTCGAGTTCGGTCGCGGCCATGCCGTTGTACACGTCGTCGGCCATGCCCTTGTACACGTCATCCAGGTCGAACACGTCGTGGTCCACAGGTCGCTCCCCGGTCGTGCAGTGGCTGAGGTGGCCATAGATGCAGTGGTCAACTGACTCGGATCATAGCTCTGTTCATGTGCAGATGCATGGGCAGATGCACGTGCACGGGGGGTGTTCCTGCGGTTACAGCTTCAACCGGTTCTTGACTACCGACTGTTGTTCCCGGTACTACGCCCTGCACTCCGCCCGTGCGCCGAACCGCCCTACATGCGGTCCAGCGCGTTCCCCAGAGCCCGCATCACGTGCGACCTCCAACCCCCGTCCATGATCGTGCGCGCCATCATCTGTGCGGGATCGTCCGGATCGAATCCCTCGTGTACTAGGAAGAGACGCGTGCCGCGCCCTTCCTGTTCCAGTGTCCATGTGATGGTCCAGTGGACAGAGCCGGAGCCGTCCGCGTCGGCCCACCGGACGCTCAGCATCCGCTCCGGTTCGAAGGCGAGAACGCGCACGTCGACGCTGCCGGAGAAGTTCGTGTTGGGGCGCGGCACGGACGTCAGCGTGTACCGGTGGCCGACTTCGAGCCGGAAGTCCTCGGAGCCCGGCATCTGCCACCCCGCCAGCAGCTCGGGCTCGGTGAGGGCGCGCCAGACCTTGGCCGGCGGATGCGGCAGGAACTGGTCGACGCGGATCGTCGTGAGGTCATCATCCGGAACGGGGTTCATGTCCCGGCATCGTCGCTCATGCGGTCCAGGAGATCGCCGAGGCCCTTGAGCCTGTCGCGCCAGAACCGCTCGTACGGATGGAGCCAGTCCTGGACGTCGGCCAGCGGGGCGGCCTCCAGGCGGTAGATGCGCTGCCGGCCCGCGCGCTCCTCGGAGACGAGGCCGGCCTCCCGGAGCACCCGGAGGTGTTCCGAGAGGCTCGGGCGCCGCATGGCGAAGTGGTCGGCCAGCACCTGGACGGGCTGGGGCCCGCGCTCCCGCAGCAGCCGGAGCACCTCGCGGCGGGTGCCGTTGGCGAGCGCGGCGAAGAGCAGGTCCTCGCGGGCTCCGGGGCCGGCCCCGGTGTCCGGCGCGGGCGCGGAGGCAGGGGCGGGGGGCGTGGCGGTGACAGGGGTGACCGTCGTCGAGGGGGCACCGGCGGAGGCGGTCTCGGGCGCGGCCGTGCGCGCCGACCGGCCGGCGGGGGGTCCCGTCACCCGGTCCGCACCGGTCACAGCTCCGCTCCGGTCACCGTCATGGCGCGCTCCGCACCCTTCTCCTACGAGGCCGTGTCGAGGGCCTTCTCCGTGATCAGCATCAGACCGTTGCCGTCCGGGTCGCGGAACGAGGCCATCCGGCCCCAGGGGAGGTCGTCCGGACCCTCCACCGCCACCCCGGCGGCGACGAGCCGAGCGCAGTCGGCGTCGACGTCGGTCGTGACCAACATGATCCCCCGGCTCCCGCCCGGCGTGAAACCGCCCATGCCCGGACCCGAGAGCGTGAAGACCGTCTGCGCCCCGGCGGGCGCCACCTGGAGCCAGCGGCCGGGCGGCATCTCCAGGTCGGCGGTGACCTCGAAACCGAGGACGTCCCTGTAGAAGCGCAGGGCCCGGTCCTGGTCGGCGACGGGGAGCGTGACGAAGGAGGCGTGGGTGATGTTCATGCATCCCAGAATAGGTAGGAGATTTCCTACGAGTCAACCGTAGGAGATTTCCTACCCATGACATCCGGTGACGGACTCGGGGAACCCTCGGACTGTCCTGGTAACTTGCTGCCGCCGTTCAGGCGACGCGGCATCCGACCCACCCTTGGGGGCTTCAGTGACTACGGCGACCTTCCCGTTTGGCCGGGCACGTCTCACGGCCGCGGCCGCGGGTCTGGCGGCGGCGCTCGCGCTTACCGGCTGCAGCGGCGACGACGGCTCCGAGGCCACGCCGACGACCGCCGGCCCGTCCGCGACGGCGGGCACCGGCACCGACGGCGGGGGCACGGGCGGCGGCTCCGGCGGAACGTCCTCGGCGGGCGGCGACCTGTCGGGCAGCTGGCTGACCACGGCGGGCGGCAAGGCCGTGGTGCTGATGGTCAACGGCGGGCAGGCGGGCCTCTTCGCGACCGGCGGCACCATGTGCAGCGGCACCACCGCCGAGAAGTCCGGCACCCGGACCATCCGGCTCACCTGCACCGACGGCAGCAAGGACCGCGCCGTCGGCACGGTCGACTCCGTCGCGGGCCGGACCCTGCACGTCACCTGGCGGGGCGCGCTCGGCGAGGAGACGTACACGAAGAGCGAGGGCGGCAAGCTGCCCACGGGTCTGCCGACCGCGAGCCTCGGGCTGGGGTCCTGACGGGACCGGCGTCGGACGTGACCGAGGCGTCTCCGGGCGAATGACGCGGGGCGTGCGGCCCCTCCCGTGCGCCCGGCCGGTCCCGTTCGGCGGCCGGAGGGGCCGATTCGGTCGGTGCCCGGGCGGTCCGCGGGCAGAAACGGGCGATAACGGTCCCGGTCGGGTGAACGGTGAGGGGTGCGCGACATCGGCGGACCCGCGTGCGTGATGATCCATGCACATCGTTCCGACCCCCAGGGGAACCCATGCGCGCTCTGCCCATCGCCGTCACCGTCCTCGCGGCGGCCCTCGCCCTGACCTCCTGCGACGACGGCGGCTCCAGCGGCTCCGGGAAGTCCGGGGACCCGGCCGGCTCCGGTGCCGCGACGCAGGCCGCCACCGCGGCCTGCGCGATCGGCGACGCCGGTCTCCAGGTCGGCCCCGCGAACGCCGCGACGGCCGCCGGGGACACGGGCAACGTCCCGGTCACCCTCACCAACAAGGGTGCGCGCTGCACGCTGAAGGGTGTGCCCCGGCTCTCCGTGAAGGCGGCGGCCGGGAGCGCGGCGGAGATCGGCGCCGACGACTCCGCGCAGCCCGAGGAGCTGACCCTCGCCAAGGGGGACACCGCGTCCTTCACCATCACCTACGTGCGGGGCGCGGAGGGCGACACGAAGAGCCTCGCCGCCAAGACCCTGACGATCGGCCTCCCCGGCGGCGGTGCCACCCAGGACTTCCCTTGGTCCTACGGCCCGGTGGCGGGCAAGGGGGCGGCGGGTGCGCCGAACGCGACGGTGACGCCGTTCCAGCACGCCGGGGACTGAGCGCGGCCGCTCTCGCGTCAGCGTTCGCGTCAGCGTTCGCGTCAGCGCCGGGCGCCGGCGCCGGCGCCCGGCAGTCGAGCCCCCACCCGGCCGGTGGGGGCTTGGCGCGCAGTTCCCCGCGCCCCTCAACGACAGCAGCCGGTCGTCCGTCCACCGGCCCCCGGTGGGGGCTTGTCGCGCAGTTCCCCGCGCCCCTCAACGACAACAGCAGGCCGTCCGTCAGCCGTCCCCCGTCCCCCGTAGGGGCCGGGGGTTCATCGGGGGTGGTCGGGGTTTTTCGGGAGGTGGGGGTGGGGGGCGACCTGGGCTCGGTCGGCTGCTGCGGCGCCCTCGTGCCAGCCGGCCTCGTCGGTGATTCCACGCATCCGGGTCGTCACGGTCTGCGGGAACATCTCGTCCAGATGGTTGGCCACCGCCACGTCACGGGCCGCGAGCACGGGCAGCAGCTCCCCCGCCGTCGCGGTCACCTGCCCCTCGGCGACCGAGGCGAGCCGGTCGCCGATGCGGTGCGCGTACGCGGCGAGGAACGACTGCCGGAAGGTCTTCGTACGCTTGCGCCCTCCCGCCCGCTGGGCCGCCTCGGCCTTGGCCATCGCCCCCGTGGCCTGCACGAGGAGCGAGGTGTAGAGGAGTTCGACGGCCTCCAGGTCGGCCTCGAAACCGACCAGGGTCGAGAAACCGAGGGCGTCGTTCCACACGGCGCGGCAGCGGTTGGCCCCGGCCACCGCGTCCAGGAGCACCGCCTTGGCCGTCTCGTACGGCGGCTCCACACCGATGCGGCAGGCGCCGGGCCCGTCCTTCGCGTGGGTCCGGGCCGCGAGCAGCGCCTCGTCGATGCTGTGCCGCGCCATCAGCTCCTGCGCCTTGGCGCTCAGCGCCTCCGCCTCCTCCGGGAAGCCGGTCGCCTCCGCCTTGGCGAGGAGGGCGCGGATACGGCTGAGCATGCGCGTCTCGCGCGGGGCGGAGGCGGGAGCCGCCGTGTGCGGGGTCTCCAGCGGCTCGATGGACGGCAGGCGCAGGAGCAGACGGCAGAGTTCCAGGGCCGCGGTGGCGTGGGAGAAACGGTCGGTGCGGACCTCGTGCGGCGTGCCGGCCAGCTCGTCGAGCTGCGCGGCCCAGCGCGCGCCCCACGGTGAACCGTCGCCGCCCTGCTCCTGGAGGATCAGGGAGGTGACCAGGCGTACGTGGAGGTCGTCCAGGTCGCGCCGTACGAGCCGTACGACGTCGGCGGGCTGCCAGCCGCGCCGCCAGGCCGCCGTGACGAACTCCCGCCCTCGCCGCGCGAGTTCGGCGTCGGACGCCGGGTCGGCCGCGAGCA
The window above is part of the Streptomyces sp. NBC_01428 genome. Proteins encoded here:
- a CDS encoding ArsR/SmtB family transcription factor — translated: MLFAALANGTRREVLRLLRERGPQPVQVLADHFAMRRPSLSEHLRVLREAGLVSEERAGRQRIYRLEAAPLADVQDWLHPYERFWRDRLKGLGDLLDRMSDDAGT
- a CDS encoding VOC family protein; the protein is MNITHASFVTLPVADQDRALRFYRDVLGFEVTADLEMPPGRWLQVAPAGAQTVFTLSGPGMGGFTPGGSRGIMLVTTDVDADCARLVAAGVAVEGPDDLPWGRMASFRDPDGNGLMLITEKALDTAS
- a CDS encoding DUF2786 domain-containing protein, producing MSTSSTVERAFEAALYADSDAALDTGASLLAADPASDAELARRGREFVTAAWRRGWQPADVVRLVRRDLDDLHVRLVTSLILQEQGGDGSPWGARWAAQLDELAGTPHEVRTDRFSHATAALELCRLLLRLPSIEPLETPHTAAPASAPRETRMLSRIRALLAKAEATGFPEEAEALSAKAQELMARHSIDEALLAARTHAKDGPGACRIGVEPPYETAKAVLLDAVAGANRCRAVWNDALGFSTLVGFEADLEAVELLYTSLLVQATGAMAKAEAAQRAGGRKRTKTFRQSFLAAYAHRIGDRLASVAEGQVTATAGELLPVLAARDVAVANHLDEMFPQTVTTRMRGITDEAGWHEGAAAADRAQVAPHPHLPKNPDHPR
- a CDS encoding DUF397 domain-containing protein; protein product: MDHDVFDLDDVYKGMADDVYNGMAATELDGVAWQKSRHSNSQGSCVEFARLPGGEVAVRNSRFPEGPALVYTRAEIEAMLLGIKDGEFDHLIAG
- a CDS encoding SRPBCC family protein; this encodes MNPVPDDDLTTIRVDQFLPHPPAKVWRALTEPELLAGWQMPGSEDFRLEVGHRYTLTSVPRPNTNFSGSVDVRVLAFEPERMLSVRWADADGSGSVHWTITWTLEQEGRGTRLFLVHEGFDPDDPAQMMARTIMDGGWRSHVMRALGNALDRM
- a CDS encoding DUF4232 domain-containing protein translates to MRALPIAVTVLAAALALTSCDDGGSSGSGKSGDPAGSGAATQAATAACAIGDAGLQVGPANAATAAGDTGNVPVTLTNKGARCTLKGVPRLSVKAAAGSAAEIGADDSAQPEELTLAKGDTASFTITYVRGAEGDTKSLAAKTLTIGLPGGGATQDFPWSYGPVAGKGAAGAPNATVTPFQHAGD